In the genome of Hydra vulgaris chromosome 06, alternate assembly HydraT2T_AEP, the window ATCTACCAAAACCTCTTCTACTAAAATAAACCCTTTGTcttgaataaaataaactctGTCTCATAGATTTGATGTGATCTTTTTATTTACCACTTGGGCAGAAATTTCTTTACCTTTCCTTTCTCTAAGAAAAATATCCAACTTTTTTCTCTCATCTAATTGATTCACTATTTGGGCAACAGTCTGATGTGATTTTTgcaccatttttttaattcaacccaaaaagttttcaataggAAAAGCTGATAGATGATCAAGACTCTCCCCAAAGTTAACACAATCATCAGCTAAATGAATCATGCTATGAACATTGTATGTTACCAAGATCTCCCCATACAAAATTTGTACTTCTCTGACAAACTATATAAGCAGCTGTTTAGCAAATGCCACTAACAATTCATTTTTGGCCATTTTATTAGAAAGCAGTATGTGCATAGCAATTGAAAGAGAAATAAATAAgtcatagttttatttatttttcctttttaaaacaACTGGTCCAGCATAAAGCAGAATAATCGAAACTCTGTTGCTTTCCACTTCTCAAGTTCATTTAAAGAGCATGGTCTATGTTGAAAATTGGATGGTGTATAACTTCGTAAATTTATGAGTTCATTTGAAATACTGTCTTTAACAGATTGACTTATTCTAATACATCGGGGACCTTTACACCAGTTTATTAGAAGTTTTTTAACTACTCCAAGACATATAAGGTGCATATAGTCTAATGGGAATTCAGTTACCATTGGGAAACTTAACTGAACAAGTGGAGAAAGACTCTCAAGCTGGTGaccttctttataaaaattatttttaaaagccaTGTCAGTACAAAGTAAAGTAGTCGTTTCCAATAATCTTATGCCATGTTTTTGTGTGCCAACTGCCATACATCTTTCACAGCTATGATAGCCACTATGCCCTATAATGCATTTAACAAATGCTCTTGCAGACGCATCACAAACAAAAGCTTTAATAGTCACCAGCAGCTGTTTATACCCATTAGTTtgcaattttttcatttcaagAATAAAATCTTCAAAGCACTCATCCAAATTGTTTGGTTTTCCCTGACCATGCCAAATTGCAACAGCATAGGATTCTTTTCTGTTAATTGTAACTAGTATAGGCCAAATGGAAGTCTTTTTACTATTGCACATAGGTGCACCATCAATACTTACAATTAGATCAAGCTTTTCCTTATTTCCAACTGTTGATATGTAATAATCAATTGCACTTTTAACTGCAAG includes:
- the LOC136082046 gene encoding uncharacterized protein LOC136082046, whose protein sequence is MPKYDRSLYMREFMKEKRNTEKRIKYLLEECNIVGRGNCVHLDLDIQKIFEVSEDVHSDILMFSINSPENKFCLSKVESNYCDVDDIAFKNSLYSSIDTLTSTKDFLYEWLLKYCIKDDALNALLFHLNKFTPSIPKCWQTLQKSLQKVNVLYVSGGDYIYLAVKSAIDYYISTVGNKEKLDLIVSIDGAPMCNSKKTSIWPILVTINRKESYAVAIWHGQGKPNNLDECFEDFILEMKKLQTNGYKQLLVTIKAFVCDASARAFVKCIIGHSGYHSCERCMAVGTQKHGIRLLETTTLLCTDMAFKNNFYKEGHQLESLSPLVQLSFPMVTEFPLDYMHLICLGVVKKLLINWCKGPRCIRISQSVKDSISNELINLRSYTPSNFQHRPCSLNELEKWKATEFRLFCFMLDQLF